In Candidatus Sedimenticola sp. (ex Thyasira tokunagai), the following proteins share a genomic window:
- the rpoA gene encoding DNA-directed RNA polymerase subunit alpha: MPEFVTDFLKPRLVSVQQVTERHAKISLEPMERGFGHTLGNALRRILLSSMPGCAVVEAEIDGVLHEYTSIEGVQEDVLEIMLNLKDLALIMHTRSEATLVLKKSGPGPVLGSDITLDHDIEIANPDHVIANLNKEGELSMTLKVAKGLGYQPAATRISDAGEDRPIGRLQLDASFSPVCRVAFSVEAARVEQRTDLDRLVIDLETDGTIDPEEAIRRSATILQDQLSAFVSLDQTTTAEVEEESSKPAIDPILLRPVDDLELTVRSANCLKAENIFMIGDLIQRTEVELLKTPNLGKKSLTEIKDVLATRGLSLGMRLEDWPPEGME; encoded by the coding sequence ATGCCTGAGTTTGTAACCGATTTTTTGAAGCCGCGCCTAGTCAGTGTCCAGCAGGTAACCGAACGTCACGCCAAAATCTCCCTGGAGCCGATGGAACGTGGATTTGGTCACACACTGGGTAATGCACTACGCAGGATTCTGCTCTCCTCGATGCCTGGATGCGCCGTGGTAGAAGCAGAGATTGACGGCGTTCTTCATGAGTACACAAGTATTGAGGGTGTGCAGGAAGATGTGCTGGAGATCATGCTGAATCTTAAAGATCTCGCTCTCATTATGCATACTCGCAGTGAGGCTACCCTGGTACTGAAGAAATCAGGTCCCGGTCCCGTGTTGGGTAGTGATATCACTCTTGATCACGATATTGAGATCGCGAATCCAGATCATGTGATTGCCAACCTTAACAAAGAGGGTGAGCTGAGCATGACTTTGAAGGTGGCAAAGGGTCTGGGTTACCAGCCTGCTGCAACCCGTATATCGGATGCCGGCGAAGATCGTCCAATTGGTCGTTTGCAATTGGATGCCTCGTTCTCACCAGTATGTCGTGTAGCTTTCTCTGTTGAGGCAGCACGTGTTGAACAGCGTACTGACCTTGATCGATTGGTTATTGATCTGGAGACCGATGGGACAATCGATCCGGAAGAGGCGATTCGTCGCTCAGCAACCATTCTTCAGGATCAACTCTCAGCCTTTGTCAGTCTCGACCAGACAACCACGGCTGAAGTGGAAGAAGAGAGCAGCAAACCTGCAATTGATCCGATTCTGCTGCGTCCTGTAGATGATCTTGAGTTGACCGTTCGCTCAGCAAACTGTCTCAAGGCCGAGAATATCTTCATGATTGGTGATCTGATTCAACGTACTGAGGTGGAGCTTCTGAAGACGCCGAACCTGGGTAAGAAATCGCTCACAGAAATCAAGGATGTTCTTGCTACACGTGGTCTTTCACTCGGCATGCGGCTTGAAGACTGGCCGCCCGAGGGTATGGAGTAG
- the rpsD gene encoding 30S ribosomal protein S4 has protein sequence MARYIGPKCKLSRREGTDLFLKSRSRSIESKCNMEKQPGQGDDRRRRLSDYGLQLREKQKMRRMYGVMEKQFRNYYKAAAQGKGATGENLFRLLEQRLDNVVYRMGFGATRSESRQLVSHKAIEVNGKVLNVPSYKVQPEDVITIREKAKKQARIQNSLAIAAEYGFVEWITVDSKAMSGTFKRDPDRTELPAEINEQLVVELYSK, from the coding sequence ATGGCAAGATATATCGGACCAAAATGTAAGCTGAGCCGCCGCGAGGGAACAGATCTGTTCCTCAAGAGCCGTTCGCGCTCAATTGAATCCAAATGCAATATGGAAAAGCAGCCAGGTCAGGGTGATGACCGCCGGCGTCGTCTCTCCGATTACGGGCTACAGCTTCGTGAGAAGCAGAAAATGCGCCGTATGTATGGAGTGATGGAGAAGCAGTTCCGTAACTATTATAAGGCTGCCGCCCAAGGTAAAGGCGCTACAGGTGAAAACCTTTTTCGTCTTCTCGAGCAGCGTCTTGATAATGTCGTTTACCGTATGGGGTTCGGAGCCACTCGTTCTGAGTCACGTCAGCTGGTAAGCCACAAAGCGATTGAGGTTAACGGTAAGGTGCTTAATGTTCCTTCTTATAAGGTACAGCCCGAAGACGTTATCACCATTCGTGAGAAAGCGAAAAAACAGGCAAGGATCCAGAATTCACTTGCGATAGCTGCAGAGTACGGATTTGTCGAGTGGATCACTGTTGACTCAAAGGCAATGAGCGGTACGTTCAAGCGAGACCCAGATCGTACGGAACTGCCTGCAGAGATCAACGAACAGCTGGTTGTTGAGCTGTACTCCAAATAA
- the secY gene encoding preprotein translocase subunit SecY produces MTAQGNMAGMAGMGKFTELRQRLLFVLGALLVFRIGTFIPVPGVNPAALAALFAEQEGSNILDMFNMFSGGALMRASLFALGIMPYISASIIMQLMSAVIPKLEQLKKEGEQGRRKITQYTRYGTVLLATFQAVGISMALQSQQAGGMSVVTHTGPGFILTAVVSLVTGTMFLMWLGEQITERGLGNGISLIIFAGIVAGLPSAIGGTLELVRTGEMNAITVLILFMLAAAVTAFVVFVERGQRRITVNYAKRQQGRKMFAAQSSHLPLKLNMAGVIPPIFASSIILFPSTLGQWVSGQENMRWLQDIVGKLQPGEPVYVLLYALAIIFFCFFYTALVFNSRETADNLKRSGAFIPGYRPGEQTARYIDSVMSRLTLAGAIYITAVCLLPEFLIVGWNVPFYFGGTSLLIIVVVVMDFMAQVQTHLMSHQYDGLMKKANLKGGGAGLLR; encoded by the coding sequence ATGACCGCACAGGGCAACATGGCCGGCATGGCCGGTATGGGTAAGTTCACTGAGCTGCGCCAGCGACTGCTTTTCGTCCTTGGTGCCCTGTTGGTGTTTCGTATCGGTACTTTTATACCTGTACCCGGCGTAAATCCGGCGGCACTTGCTGCGCTTTTTGCGGAGCAGGAAGGCAGCAATATCCTGGACATGTTTAACATGTTCTCGGGTGGCGCCCTGATGCGTGCAAGTCTGTTTGCTCTTGGTATCATGCCCTACATCTCAGCATCGATTATCATGCAGTTAATGTCTGCAGTGATACCCAAGCTCGAGCAGTTGAAGAAAGAGGGAGAGCAGGGACGACGTAAGATTACCCAATACACCCGCTACGGAACGGTATTGCTTGCCACTTTCCAGGCCGTTGGTATATCGATGGCGCTACAGAGTCAGCAGGCGGGCGGTATGTCTGTTGTAACTCATACCGGCCCCGGCTTTATATTAACAGCGGTCGTATCACTGGTTACCGGAACGATGTTCCTGATGTGGTTGGGCGAGCAGATCACTGAGCGCGGCTTGGGTAACGGAATTTCACTGATCATCTTTGCCGGTATTGTCGCCGGTCTGCCATCTGCAATCGGCGGGACGCTGGAACTGGTACGCACCGGTGAGATGAATGCGATAACCGTTCTTATATTGTTTATGCTGGCCGCTGCAGTTACGGCGTTTGTAGTCTTTGTAGAGCGCGGGCAGAGACGTATCACGGTCAACTATGCCAAGCGTCAGCAAGGTAGAAAGATGTTTGCAGCGCAGAGTAGTCATCTGCCTCTGAAGCTGAACATGGCGGGTGTAATTCCTCCTATCTTCGCGTCCAGTATCATCCTTTTTCCATCGACACTGGGGCAGTGGGTGTCGGGACAGGAGAACATGCGATGGTTGCAGGATATCGTCGGTAAGCTACAGCCGGGTGAGCCGGTCTATGTGCTGCTCTATGCTCTGGCGATTATCTTCTTCTGCTTTTTCTACACTGCGTTGGTGTTTAATTCGAGGGAGACCGCCGATAATCTGAAACGATCAGGTGCATTTATACCTGGCTATCGGCCTGGAGAGCAGACGGCGCGTTACATCGACAGCGTGATGTCGCGGCTCACGTTGGCAGGAGCGATCTATATTACTGCTGTCTGCCTGTTGCCTGAATTTTTGATCGTTGGCTGGAATGTCCCCTTCTATTTTGGTGGTACATCCTTGCTGATTATCGTGGTGGTGGTGATGGACTTTATGGCCCAGGTGCAGACGCACTTGATGTCACACCAGTATGATGGATTGATGAAGAAAGCGAATTTGAAGGGTGGTGGTGCAGGTCTACTGCGCTAA
- the rpsK gene encoding 30S ribosomal protein S11, with translation MAKPASRSRKKVKKVVTDGVAHIHASFNNTIITISDRQGNVLSWATAGGSGFRGSRKSTPFAAQVAADRAGEGAKDYGVKNLDVNVKGPGPGRESAVRALNNAGFKITSICDVTPIPHNGCRPPKKRRV, from the coding sequence ATGGCAAAACCAGCAAGCCGTTCGCGAAAGAAGGTAAAAAAAGTCGTCACCGACGGTGTCGCTCATATACACGCCTCTTTCAATAACACCATCATCACCATCTCTGATCGCCAGGGTAACGTGCTGTCATGGGCAACCGCAGGTGGCTCCGGCTTCCGCGGCTCGCGTAAAAGCACCCCCTTTGCAGCACAGGTTGCTGCCGATCGCGCCGGTGAGGGTGCGAAAGATTACGGTGTCAAGAATCTGGATGTGAACGTCAAGGGCCCAGGTCCAGGTCGTGAGTCTGCGGTTCGTGCACTCAACAATGCAGGTTTCAAAATTACCAGCATCTGTGATGTTACACCGATCCCGCACAATGGTTGCCGCCCGCCAAAAAAGCGTCGCGTCTGA
- a CDS encoding IS66 family transposase, translated as MNAAVKNLPNDASSLKEIIAEQQLKLSSQEQRIALLEEFIRLQRHRQFGTSSEKASGQAELFDEAELLGEEDEPPAAEEISGRGAPADTNKKIRGRKPLPPGLPRIRIEYDLPEAEKTCSCGCQRTLIGEEASEQLDIIPAKVRVLVHVRKKYACKACEEGVQIAPLPPQPIPKSNASAGLLAHVAVAKYQDALPLYRQEQILKRTGVELGRNTLAGWMLKCGTLVQPLLNLLNDQLLSGPVIHCDETPIQVLKEVDKTPQSKSYMWVRVSGLPDKKIVLYGYASSRSGKVAEELLEGFEGYLQTDDYAGYHALGKTEAVTHLGCWAHARRKFVDAQKVAAPKGKKPKAGKADMALSYIGKLYGIERRIKGEPADVRKQVRHEESRVVLGQLRVWLDKTLHQVLPKGALGKALGYMDKNWNKLTVYPEEGYLSIDNNMAENAIRPFVIGRKNWLFSDTDRGAKASAALYSLIETAKANGLEPYAYLQRIFKELPAAQSLEEIEALLPWNFDGESLKVV; from the coding sequence ATGAATGCTGCTGTTAAAAACCTGCCAAATGATGCTTCTTCACTGAAGGAAATCATTGCTGAGCAGCAGCTAAAACTCAGTAGCCAAGAGCAGCGCATAGCCCTCCTCGAAGAGTTCATACGCCTGCAGCGCCATCGTCAGTTTGGCACCAGTAGTGAGAAGGCATCCGGGCAAGCCGAGCTGTTTGATGAGGCTGAACTGCTGGGTGAAGAAGACGAGCCTCCTGCTGCCGAAGAGATTTCCGGCAGAGGCGCCCCAGCCGACACCAACAAAAAAATACGTGGCCGCAAGCCGTTGCCGCCGGGACTGCCCCGCATCCGCATTGAGTATGATCTGCCTGAGGCAGAGAAGACCTGCTCCTGTGGTTGCCAACGCACCCTCATCGGCGAAGAGGCCAGTGAGCAACTGGACATCATTCCAGCCAAGGTGCGGGTACTGGTACATGTGCGCAAAAAATACGCCTGCAAGGCGTGTGAAGAGGGTGTGCAAATTGCACCACTGCCGCCACAGCCTATTCCCAAGAGCAATGCCAGTGCAGGTCTGCTAGCACATGTAGCGGTAGCCAAGTATCAGGATGCGCTGCCACTCTACCGTCAGGAGCAGATCCTGAAGCGTACCGGTGTTGAACTGGGTCGTAATACGTTGGCCGGCTGGATGCTCAAGTGCGGGACATTGGTACAGCCGCTGCTCAATCTTCTTAATGATCAACTACTGTCAGGGCCCGTTATCCACTGTGATGAGACCCCGATACAGGTACTCAAGGAGGTCGACAAGACACCACAGAGTAAATCTTACATGTGGGTGCGTGTCAGTGGCCTTCCAGACAAGAAAATCGTTCTCTATGGCTATGCCTCAAGCCGAAGCGGAAAAGTTGCCGAAGAACTCCTGGAGGGCTTTGAAGGCTATCTGCAAACCGATGACTATGCTGGTTATCACGCACTGGGAAAAACAGAGGCCGTTACGCACCTGGGTTGCTGGGCGCATGCGCGACGAAAATTTGTCGACGCTCAAAAGGTGGCCGCCCCGAAGGGCAAAAAACCCAAAGCGGGAAAGGCGGATATGGCCTTAAGCTATATCGGCAAGCTCTATGGTATCGAACGCCGAATCAAAGGCGAACCCGCTGATGTGCGTAAACAGGTACGCCATGAAGAGAGCCGGGTGGTGCTCGGTCAGCTCCGGGTATGGCTGGACAAGACCTTACACCAGGTGCTTCCAAAAGGCGCACTGGGCAAAGCCTTGGGCTATATGGACAAGAACTGGAACAAGCTGACGGTCTACCCTGAAGAGGGCTACTTATCGATCGATAACAACATGGCTGAGAATGCAATCCGGCCCTTTGTCATCGGCAGAAAAAACTGGTTGTTCAGTGACACCGATAGGGGTGCCAAGGCCAGTGCGGCACTCTACAGTCTGATCGAAACCGCCAAGGCCAATGGCCTGGAGCCCTATGCTTATCTGCAACGTATTTTTAAAGAGCTGCCTGCGGCACAGAGCCTGGAAGAGATCGAAGCACTGTTGCCGTGGAACTTTGATGGTGAAAGCTTAAAGGTGGTGTGA
- the rpmJ gene encoding 50S ribosomal protein L36, which translates to MKVRASVKKICRNCKIVRRKGVVRVICKEPRHKQRQG; encoded by the coding sequence ATGAAAGTTAGGGCATCAGTGAAGAAGATCTGCCGCAATTGCAAGATTGTACGCCGTAAAGGCGTTGTGCGTGTGATCTGTAAAGAGCCACGCCACAAACAGCGTCAGGGTTGA
- the rpsM gene encoding 30S ribosomal protein S13 encodes MARIAGVNIPDRKHAIIALTSIYGVGRTRAAGICEAAGIAQDKKIQDLSEEQVDALRSEVARFTVEGDLRREVSMNIKRLMDLGSNRGIRHRRGLPVRGQRTRTNARTRKGPRRPIKR; translated from the coding sequence ATGGCCCGTATTGCAGGCGTCAACATTCCAGATCGTAAGCACGCTATTATCGCGTTGACCTCGATCTATGGAGTCGGTCGTACCCGCGCTGCCGGTATCTGTGAAGCAGCAGGCATTGCGCAGGACAAAAAAATTCAGGATCTGAGTGAAGAGCAGGTAGATGCTCTGCGCTCTGAGGTCGCCAGGTTTACCGTAGAAGGTGACTTGCGACGTGAAGTTTCCATGAACATCAAACGTCTCATGGATCTTGGTAGTAATCGCGGTATCCGTCATCGTCGTGGCCTTCCTGTTCGGGGCCAGCGCACGAGAACAAACGCACGTACCCGTAAGGGTCCACGGCGTCCAATCAAACGATAA
- the rplQ gene encoding 50S ribosomal protein L17, which translates to MRHRKSGRQLNRNSSHRKAMFRNMTCSLLRHELIKTTLPKAKELRRVAEPIITNAKSDSVAGRRLAFNRLRDDEVVGKLFNELGPRYKERSGGYLRILKCGYRPGDKAPMAYVELIDRPEIDEEEAVEVE; encoded by the coding sequence ATGCGTCATCGCAAATCAGGACGGCAACTGAACCGTAACAGTTCACACCGTAAGGCCATGTTCCGTAACATGACATGCTCTTTGCTGCGTCACGAGCTGATCAAGACTACGTTGCCCAAAGCTAAAGAACTGCGCCGCGTGGCCGAGCCGATTATCACAAATGCCAAGAGCGACAGCGTTGCAGGCCGTCGTCTTGCCTTCAATCGTCTCCGTGACGATGAGGTAGTCGGTAAGCTGTTTAATGAGCTGGGCCCTCGCTACAAGGAGCGCTCAGGCGGTTATCTCCGTATACTCAAGTGTGGCTACCGTCCAGGCGACAAGGCTCCGATGGCCTACGTTGAGCTGATCGATCGCCCTGAGATAGATGAAGAAGAGGCTGTCGAGGTAGAGTAG
- the tnpB gene encoding IS66 family insertion sequence element accessory protein TnpB (TnpB, as the term is used for proteins encoded by IS66 family insertion elements, is considered an accessory protein, since TnpC, encoded by a neighboring gene, is a DDE family transposase.): MLRPGESVQVYLYADPVDMRKSIDGLSALVESEMALSPNIEALFVFCNRARDKIKMLCWERNGFIVWYKRLEKQRFKWPALTTDEPLSLSCQELNWLLDGFDIWNNKPHQKVYFDSVL, translated from the coding sequence ATGCTACGCCCGGGTGAGTCGGTTCAGGTCTACCTGTATGCTGATCCTGTGGATATGCGTAAATCCATTGATGGCCTGTCCGCGCTGGTCGAGTCGGAGATGGCACTATCACCGAATATCGAAGCCCTGTTTGTTTTCTGTAATCGTGCTCGCGACAAAATCAAAATGCTCTGCTGGGAGCGCAATGGTTTTATCGTCTGGTACAAGCGCCTGGAGAAGCAACGTTTCAAGTGGCCCGCTCTTACAACGGATGAACCGCTGTCGCTCAGTTGTCAGGAGCTGAATTGGCTACTCGATGGCTTTGATATCTGGAACAATAAACCTCATCAAAAGGTCTATTTTGACTCGGTGTTATAG